Genomic window (Sporichthyaceae bacterium):
GACGTGTTCGACGAGGGCCTGGTTGGTGTCGCGGTTCTGTTCGCTGAATCGTGGGATGGTGGCGCGGATGTCGCCGTCGGTGAAGTGGTTGTTCGGGTCGACGGTGCCGGTGAGGAAGCCTTTGCCGAGGGGGCTGAACGGGACGAACCCGATGCCGAGCTCGGCGCAGGCCGGCAGCACCTCGGGTTCGGGGTCGCGGGTCCACAGGGAGTACTCGCTTTGCACTGCGGTAACCGGGTGCACGGCGTGGGCCTGGCGGATGGTTCCGGCCGCGGCTTCGGACAGGCCGAAGTGGCGCACCTTGCCGGCAGCGACCAGTTCGGCGACGGCGCCGGCGACGTCCTCGACCGGCACGTCGGGGTCGACACGATGCTGGTAGAACAGGTCGAGAGCATCGACACGCAGCCGGCGCAAGGAGGCGTCGGCGACGCGGGCGATCTGCTCGGGGCGGCTGTCGAGGCCGACGGACTTCCCGTCTTCAATGCGCCACCCGAACTTGGTCGCGATCACGACCTGATCGCGGAGCGGGGCGAGGGCTTCCCCGACGAGTTCCTCGTTGACGTAGGGCCCGTAGACCTCGGCGGTGTCGAAGAAGGTCACGCCGTGGTCGACCGCGCCGCGCAGTACGGCGATCATGTCATCGCGGCCGCCGGGGTTGGGGCCGTAACTCTGCGACATGCCCATGCAGCCGAGCCCGATCGCGGACACCCGCAGGCCCTGGCCGAGAGTGCGCTGGTGCATCATGTCTCCTGTTGTCAGGTCTGGTTCGCGGCGGCGTACTGCTCGTCGGTGACCGGTTCGAGCCAGGTGGTGCCGTCTCCGTTTTCGACGCCTTCGAGCATGGCGAGGTGGCTCATCATGCAGTCGACGCCGGCGCCGTGCCAGTGTTCCTCGCCGGGCGGGGTCCATACGGTGTCGCCGGGGGTGAGATGGATGACGGTGCCGTCGCGGGACACCACCAGGCCGGTACCGTCGGTGCAGAACAGCGTCTGCCCGAGCGCGTGGGAATGCCAGTTAGTGCGGGCGCCGGGGGTGAAGCGGACGATGCTGGCGATCAGCCGGGACGGTTCGGCCTTCCGCTTGATCGGGTTGACGTAGACGTCGCCGGTGAAGGCCGTGCCGGGGGCTTTGGCGGTCTTGCTGGGCGCGGTCA
Coding sequences:
- a CDS encoding aldo/keto reductase, coding for MHQRTLGQGLRVSAIGLGCMGMSQSYGPNPGGRDDMIAVLRGAVDHGVTFFDTAEVYGPYVNEELVGEALAPLRDQVVIATKFGWRIEDGKSVGLDSRPEQIARVADASLRRLRVDALDLFYQHRVDPDVPVEDVAGAVAELVAAGKVRHFGLSEAAAGTIRQAHAVHPVTAVQSEYSLWTRDPEPEVLPACAELGIGFVPFSPLGKGFLTGTVDPNNHFTDGDIRATIPRFSEQNRDTNQALVEHVRALASTRNATPGQVALAWLLAQHPSIVPIPGTRSIKRIDENTHAASLPLSADDIADLNTLTNRVQVHGNRYNDHHMALVGR
- a CDS encoding cupin domain-containing protein, producing the protein MELTAPSKTAKAPGTAFTGDVYVNPIKRKAEPSRLIASIVRFTPGARTNWHSHALGQTLFCTDGTGLVVSRDGTVIHLTPGDTVWTPPGEEHWHGAGVDCMMSHLAMLEGVENGDGTTWLEPVTDEQYAAANQT